The following are encoded in a window of bacterium genomic DNA:
- a CDS encoding sensory rhodopsin transducer: protein PAGPYEVTVPARRTRHIRFNDLKEPEPIPLDTDFASVIESDVPIVVQHTRLDSRQAENALMTTIAYASNE, encoded by the coding sequence GCCGGCTGGACCTTACGAGGTCACGGTCCCGGCGCGCCGCACCCGCCACATTCGCTTCAACGATCTGAAAGAACCGGAGCCGATCCCCCTCGACACCGATTTTGCCAGCGTGATCGAGTCGGATGTGCCGATCGTCGTTCAACATACCCGGCTCGATTCCCGCCAGGCCGAAAACGCCTTGATGACAACCATCGCCTACGCCAGCAACGAATAA